One Streptomyces dangxiongensis genomic window, CGCGGCCCCGGGGGAACGTGGAACGGCCCGGGAGGCCCGACACAGGTCGGGCCTCCCGGGCCGTGCTCGCGGGGCCGGTCAGCCCATGTGCGGGTAGGCGTAGTCGGTCGGCGGGACCAGGGTCTCCTTGATGGCCCGGGTCAGGGTCCAGCGCAGCAGGTTCTGCGGGGCGCCGGCCTTGTCGTTGGTGCCGGAGGCACGGCCGCCGCCGAAGGGCTGCTGGCCGACGACGGCGCCGGTCGACTTGTCGTTGATGTAGAAGTTGCCCGCGGCGAAGCGGAGCCGCTCCATCGTGTGGGCCGCGGCGGCGCGGTCATTGGCGATCACCGAACCGGTGAGGGCGTAGTCCGACACCGACTCCATCTGGGTCAGCATCTCCTCGTACGCGTCGTCCTCGTAGACGTGCACGGCGAGGATCGGGCCGAAGTACTCGGTGGTGAAGACCTCGTTCTCCGGGTCGGTGCACTCGATGACGGTCGGGCGGACGAAGTAGCCGACCGAGTCGTCGTAGCTGCCGCCGGCCACGATGGTGCAGGTCGGGTCCTGCTTGGCGCGGTCGATGGCCGCCTTGTTCTTGGCGAAGGACCGCTCGTCGATCACCGCGCCCATGAAGTTGGACAGGTCGGTGACGTCACCCATGGTCAGGTAGTCGACCTCGGCGGCGAACTCCTCCTTGAAGCCCGAGTTCCAGATGGAGGCCGGGATGTAGGCGCGGGAGGTGGCGCTGCACTTCTGGCCCTGGTACTCGAAGGCGCCGCGGGTCAGGGCGGTCTTCAGGATCGCGCGGTCGGCGCTCGGGTGGGCGACCAGGAAGTCCTTGCCGCCGGTCTCGCCGACCAGACGCGGGTAGGAGCGGTACTTCTCGATGTTGCTGCCGACCGTCTTCCACAGGTACTGGAACGTCTTGGTCGAACCGGTGAAGTGGATGCCGGCGAGGTCGCGGTGCTCGAGGGCGACCGCGGAGACCTCGATGCCGTCGCCGGTGACGAGGTTGATGACGCCCTTGGGCAGGCCCGCCTCCTCCAGCAACTGCATGAGGAGGACGGCCGCGTGGGTCTGCGTCGGGGACGGCTTCCAGAGCACCACGTTGCCCATCAGGGCCGGTGCGGTGGGCAGGTTCGCCGCGATCGCCGAGAAGTTGAACGGCGTGATCGCGTAGACGAAGCCCTCCAGCGGGCGGTGGTCCAGGCGGTTCCAGACGCCCGGGGAGTTCGCCGGGGGCTGCTCCGCGAGGATCTGACGGGCGTAGTGCACGTTGAAGCGCCAGAAGTCGACCAGCTCGCAGGGGCTGTCGATCTCCGCCTGCTGGGCGGTCTTGGACTGGCCCAGCATGGTGGAGGCGGCGATCGTCTCGCGCCAGGGGCCGGCCAGCAGCTCGGCGGCGCGCAGGATGATCGCGGCACGGTCGTCGAAGGCCATCGCACGCCAGGCCGGGGCGGCGGCCAGGGCCGCGTCGATGGCGTCCTGCGCGTCCTGCCGGGTGGCGTTGCGCAGGGTGCCGATGACGGCCTTGTGGTTGTGCGGCTGGACGACCTGGATGGTCTCGCCGCCGCCCATCCGCTTCTCGCCGCCGATGGTCATCGGCAGGTCGATCGGGTTCTGAGCCAGCTCCTTGAGCTTGACCTCCAGACGGGCGCGCTCGGGCGAGCCGGGGGCGTAGCCGTGCACCGGCTCGTTGACGGGGGTGGGGACCTGGGTCACAGCGTCCATGAGATCCGTAACTCCTTGTACGTGAGCGGGTGTTCGGGCTCAGCCCTTGCTGACCATCGAGCGCAGGAAGAAGCGCAGGTTGGCGGGCTTCTCGGCGAGACGGCGCATGAAGTAGCCGTACCAGTCGGTGCCGTAGGCGGTGTAGACGCGCATGCGGTGGCCCTCGGCGGCCAGCCGCAGGTGCTCCTCGCCGCGGATGCCGTAGAGCATCTGGAACTCGTACTCGTCGAGCTTGCGGCCGGCCTTGTGGGCCAGCTCCTGGGCGATGGAGATCAGACGCGGGTCGTGGGACCCGATCATCGGGTAGCCCTCGCCCTCCATGAGCGTCCTGAGGATGCGCACGTAGGCCTTGTCGATCTCGTGCTTCTGCTGGTAGGCGACCTCGGCGGGCTCCTTGTAGGCGCCCTTCACCAGGCGGACGCGGCTGCCGGACTCCGCGAGGCGGCGGGCGTCGGCCTCGGTGCGGAAGAGGTAGGCCTGGATGACGCAGCCGGTCTGCGGGAAGTCCTTCCGCAGCTCCTCGTGGATGGCGAACATCGAGTCGAGGGTGGTGTGGTCCTCGGCGTCGAGCGTCACCGTCGTCCCGATGGCGGCGGCGGCCTCGACGACCGGGCGGACGTTGGCGAGGGCCAGCTCGTGGCCGCCCTCCAGCGCTTGGCCGAACATGGACAGCTTGACCGACATCTCGACCTTCTCGCCCAGCTCCAGCCGCTCGAGGTGGTCGATGAGCGCCAGGTAGGCGTCCCGGGCGGCCCCGGCCTGCTCCGGGGTGGTGATGTCCTCGCCGACGACGTCCATCGTCAGCTCCAGGCCCCTGGCCGTGAGGTCCTCGATGATCGGGACGATGTCGGCCACGGTCTCGCCGGGGATGAAGCGGTCGACGACCTGCTTGGTCACCGGAGCCGCCGAGATCAGACGACGCATCCGGTCGCTGCGCGACGCGGCGAGAATCACGGGACCCAGCACGGGGCACCTCCACAGACAAGCACCGAAACGGCCCTACCCGACGATTCGGGTACGGCACGGAGAACCACCGTGAAACCTAAGGATCTCTCCGATCGTGGGCCATCGACAGCTGTCACGCATCCGTGCACGGGTTCTCAGACAGGTGTATGAGGGCGGCCGGGGAATGGGAGAGAATGCCCGGGTGACGGCCGATGCTGCATCCTTCAGAAGCATGGGTGACTACCAGGAGCTGGTGGACGAGATCTCCGAGCTGCTGGGCGTCCCGGCGACCCTGGAGAACCGCGACTTCGAACTGATCGCGTTCGGCGCGTACGACAGCGACGACGAACTGGACCCGTCCGCGCTGGACCCGGTCCGCACCCGTTCCATCCTGACCCGGCGTTCCACAGCGGCGGTCCGGGCCTGGTTCGAGGGGTTCGGCATCACGCGCGCGACCGGGCCGGTGCGCATCCCGCCGACCCCGGAGGCCGGCGTGTACCGCGGCCGGATCTGTCTCCCCGTACGCCATCGGGGTGTCGTCCTCGGCTACGTCTGGCTGTTGGACGGCGACCCGGGGCCGACGGACGCCCAGCTCGCCGCCGCCCTGCGGGTGGCGGACCGGATCGGGGCGCTGCTCGCCGACGAGGCGGAGGCCGGGGCGGGGCTCAGCCGGGAGCTGCGGGCGGTGCTCACGGCGGAGCGCGGCTGGCAGCGGGACATGGCGGTGGCCGACCTGCGCACCGCGCTGGGCCCCCGTGCGGACGGCCCGCACACGCTGGTCTGTGTGGCGCCCTGGCCCTCGGCCGACCCGGACGACGCCCCGGCCCCGCGCACGGTCCCGCACGCCACCGCCCTGTGCACGCTGCCCTGGGGGCCGACCGGGCTGAGCCTGGCGGTGCTGGTGCGGCTGCGGACGACGGATGTGCCGACACCGGCGCTGACGGCGGCGGCACGACTGCTGCGGGAGGCCGAGGGGGCGGGGGGAGCGAAGGCCCGGGGAGCGGGGGCGCGCACGGCCGCCGCGGTGGCCGCGCGGCCCGCCGGGCCCGCGGGGACCACCGGGGCCGCAGGGGCCGTCGCAGCCGCCGGGGCCGGCCGGGTGGGCGGGTTCGCCGCCGGGGCCGGGTTCGCCGCCGGGATCGGCGAACCCCGCACCGGTCTCGCCGAGCTGGGCACGGTCTGGCAGGAGGCGCGGGCCGCCGCGCGCGCCGCGCTGGCCGAGCCGCGATTCGCACCGGTCGCGGAGTGGGGACGCATCGGGCCGTACCGGCTGCTGACCGCGCTGCCCCCCGAGGCCGCGCACGACCCCGTGGCCGGCCCGCTGCTCTCCCCCGTCCACCGAGAGCTGGCCCGCACCGCGGAGGTCTACCTCGACTGCGCCGGACAGGCCGGCCGCACCGCCGCCGAGCTGGGCATCCACCGTCAGACGCTGTACTACCGCCTGTCCCGGGTGGAGCAGCTCACGGGGCTCGACCTGGACGACGGGGAGGACCGGCTGCTGCTGCACATGACGTTGAAGCGGGCGCGGCTGTAGCCGCCGGTCAGTGCCGCGCGGCCTGCCGCATGACGCGCCGCAGGCCCTCGGTGAGCTGCTCGGCGGTGGTCGCCGAGGCGGGGTCGAAGAGCCACTGGACCATGAGGCCGTTGAGGAGGGTCTGGTAGAGGCGGCCCTCGCTGTCCGTGGTCTCCTGGTCGACCTCCGTCTCCGGGACGCCGTTGAAGAGGGCCACGAGCCCGGTCCGGCCTTCCTCCTGCGCCTCGGCCAGCAGCTTGCGCACCTGGGCGACACGCTCGTCCTGGAACATCAGCTCGAAGCTGAGCAGCCAGATCGCCCGTGCCTCGGGCACGGTGCGGATGACGCTCGCCCACATCTCCTGGAAACGCTCCAGTGATCCCGGGGGCTGCGTGACCTCCTCGCCGAGCCCCGGGCCGAAGCTCTCGCCCACGCTCTCGATCAGGGAGACGTACGCCTGGGTGAGCAGCGCGTCCTTCGACCCGTAGTGGTAGCCGATCGAGGCCAGGTTCGTCCCCGACTCCTTGACGATGTCGCGCGCCGTCGTCCGCGCGAAGCCCTTCTCCAGCAGGCAGCGCTTGGCGCCCTTGAGCAGATCCTCACGGTGTCCCATGCCCTCACCCTACCCGCGATCCATACAACCGTCCCAGACGAACGACTTATACAAATGTTCTAGACAGACGTTTAATACAGCCGTACATTGCTCGGCATGACGAACTCGACGAGCACCACCGCCTCCGTCGGCGCCGAACGCGCCCCCGTCCGCGCCGGACGCCGCGAATGGACCGCGCTCGGTGTGCTGATGCTGCCGCTGCTGCTGGTCTCGATGGACGTCTCGGTCCTCTACTTCGCGGCCCCCGCGATCAGCGCCGACCTGCACCCCAGCGGCACCCAACAGCTATGGATC contains:
- a CDS encoding PucR family transcriptional regulator translates to MGENARVTADAASFRSMGDYQELVDEISELLGVPATLENRDFELIAFGAYDSDDELDPSALDPVRTRSILTRRSTAAVRAWFEGFGITRATGPVRIPPTPEAGVYRGRICLPVRHRGVVLGYVWLLDGDPGPTDAQLAAALRVADRIGALLADEAEAGAGLSRELRAVLTAERGWQRDMAVADLRTALGPRADGPHTLVCVAPWPSADPDDAPAPRTVPHATALCTLPWGPTGLSLAVLVRLRTTDVPTPALTAAARLLREAEGAGGAKARGAGARTAAAVAARPAGPAGTTGAAGAVAAAGAGRVGGFAAGAGFAAGIGEPRTGLAELGTVWQEARAAARAALAEPRFAPVAEWGRIGPYRLLTALPPEAAHDPVAGPLLSPVHRELARTAEVYLDCAGQAGRTAAELGIHRQTLYYRLSRVEQLTGLDLDDGEDRLLLHMTLKRARL
- a CDS encoding proline dehydrogenase family protein yields the protein MLGPVILAASRSDRMRRLISAAPVTKQVVDRFIPGETVADIVPIIEDLTARGLELTMDVVGEDITTPEQAGAARDAYLALIDHLERLELGEKVEMSVKLSMFGQALEGGHELALANVRPVVEAAAAIGTTVTLDAEDHTTLDSMFAIHEELRKDFPQTGCVIQAYLFRTEADARRLAESGSRVRLVKGAYKEPAEVAYQQKHEIDKAYVRILRTLMEGEGYPMIGSHDPRLISIAQELAHKAGRKLDEYEFQMLYGIRGEEHLRLAAEGHRMRVYTAYGTDWYGYFMRRLAEKPANLRFFLRSMVSKG
- the pruA gene encoding L-glutamate gamma-semialdehyde dehydrogenase translates to MDAVTQVPTPVNEPVHGYAPGSPERARLEVKLKELAQNPIDLPMTIGGEKRMGGGETIQVVQPHNHKAVIGTLRNATRQDAQDAIDAALAAAPAWRAMAFDDRAAIILRAAELLAGPWRETIAASTMLGQSKTAQQAEIDSPCELVDFWRFNVHYARQILAEQPPANSPGVWNRLDHRPLEGFVYAITPFNFSAIAANLPTAPALMGNVVLWKPSPTQTHAAVLLMQLLEEAGLPKGVINLVTGDGIEVSAVALEHRDLAGIHFTGSTKTFQYLWKTVGSNIEKYRSYPRLVGETGGKDFLVAHPSADRAILKTALTRGAFEYQGQKCSATSRAYIPASIWNSGFKEEFAAEVDYLTMGDVTDLSNFMGAVIDERSFAKNKAAIDRAKQDPTCTIVAGGSYDDSVGYFVRPTVIECTDPENEVFTTEYFGPILAVHVYEDDAYEEMLTQMESVSDYALTGSVIANDRAAAAHTMERLRFAAGNFYINDKSTGAVVGQQPFGGGRASGTNDKAGAPQNLLRWTLTRAIKETLVPPTDYAYPHMG
- a CDS encoding TetR/AcrR family transcriptional regulator, whose amino-acid sequence is MGHREDLLKGAKRCLLEKGFARTTARDIVKESGTNLASIGYHYGSKDALLTQAYVSLIESVGESFGPGLGEEVTQPPGSLERFQEMWASVIRTVPEARAIWLLSFELMFQDERVAQVRKLLAEAQEEGRTGLVALFNGVPETEVDQETTDSEGRLYQTLLNGLMVQWLFDPASATTAEQLTEGLRRVMRQAARH